From one Plantibacter flavus genomic stretch:
- a CDS encoding FadR/GntR family transcriptional regulator, which translates to MAVTDEAIARIQAMIVAGDLTPGQRLPPEKELSETLGLSRSSLREAVKALELIRVLDVRRGDGTYVTTLEPSLLHEAMSFVIDMHADASLIEMFEVRRILEPSASVMAIQHLDDERIAELRSMVDEVDESTTVEDLVAHDLQFHARVIELSGNAYLASLLAALGSKTVRARIWRGLTEEKAVARTLQEHHAIVDALEKRDTELTRALVTVHVSGVESWLRRSM; encoded by the coding sequence ATGGCAGTCACGGACGAGGCGATCGCGCGGATCCAGGCGATGATCGTCGCCGGCGACCTCACCCCCGGTCAGCGCCTCCCTCCGGAGAAGGAGCTCAGCGAGACCCTGGGACTCTCCCGCAGCTCCCTCCGCGAGGCGGTGAAGGCGTTGGAGCTCATCCGCGTGCTCGACGTCCGTCGCGGCGACGGCACCTACGTCACGACGCTGGAGCCGAGTCTGTTGCACGAGGCGATGTCGTTCGTCATCGACATGCACGCCGACGCCTCCCTCATCGAGATGTTCGAGGTGCGCCGCATCCTCGAACCCTCCGCGTCGGTGATGGCGATCCAGCACCTCGACGACGAGCGGATCGCCGAGCTGCGCAGCATGGTCGACGAGGTCGACGAGTCCACGACGGTCGAGGACCTCGTCGCGCACGACCTGCAGTTCCACGCCCGCGTGATCGAGCTGAGTGGCAACGCCTACCTCGCGAGTCTGCTCGCCGCCCTCGGCAGCAAGACGGTCCGGGCCCGCATCTGGCGCGGCCTCACCGAGGAGAAGGCCGTCGCCCGCACCCTCCAGGAGCACCACGCGATCGTCGACGCCCTCGAGAAGCGCGACACCGAACTCACCCGTGCGCTGGTCACGGTCCATGTGTCCGGCGTCGAAAGCTGGCTCCGCCGCTCGATGTGA
- a CDS encoding serine/threonine-protein kinase, which translates to MTDPATAPPRTGELLDGRYRLERPIGAGGMATVHLATDEVLGRKVAVKLFRPGTTDATDGARTASETRLLASLNHPALVTLFDARVVAGDGSYLVMEHVDGPTLSQRIARSPLPSSEVAAMAVDLAEALHTVHAARVVHRDIKPSNVLLRPTILPHQEYRAKLADFGIAYLIDSTRMTAPGSLMGTVAYLSPELVRGADPATPADVYALGLVLLEALTGRRAYPQTTTHDSLMARLNAPPTIPGELGYQWKSLLTAMTASEPAQRPTALEVAVAVRGMDPALDPADATVATSAPLVTADPEPTAATERLDSTTPPATAPEGSTGLLTATTPLAPTADTPAETGPTAVLDGARRSERRLDGGARRQAAMRQPRRLRRWLILAAVLLVITVAVVWILVSQAQPPAPTLPTLPEPLSTHLDELMREVTP; encoded by the coding sequence ATGACCGACCCGGCTACCGCGCCGCCTCGCACCGGCGAGCTCCTCGACGGTCGGTACCGACTCGAGCGACCGATCGGTGCCGGCGGGATGGCGACCGTCCATCTGGCGACCGACGAGGTGCTCGGGCGCAAGGTGGCGGTCAAGCTGTTCCGCCCGGGCACGACCGATGCGACCGACGGCGCCAGGACCGCTTCGGAGACGCGCCTGCTGGCGTCGCTGAACCACCCCGCCCTCGTCACCCTGTTCGATGCCAGGGTCGTCGCCGGCGACGGTTCGTACCTCGTCATGGAGCACGTCGACGGTCCGACGCTGTCCCAACGCATCGCCCGGTCGCCGCTTCCGTCGTCCGAGGTCGCCGCGATGGCCGTCGACCTCGCAGAGGCGCTCCACACCGTGCACGCGGCGCGGGTCGTCCACCGCGACATCAAGCCGTCGAACGTGTTGCTGCGACCGACGATCCTGCCCCACCAGGAGTATCGCGCGAAGCTTGCTGACTTCGGCATCGCGTACCTCATCGACAGCACCCGGATGACCGCGCCTGGCTCGTTGATGGGCACGGTCGCCTATCTCAGCCCAGAGCTGGTCCGTGGTGCGGACCCGGCGACGCCAGCCGACGTGTACGCGTTGGGACTCGTGCTCCTCGAAGCGCTGACCGGTCGCCGCGCCTACCCGCAGACCACCACGCACGATTCCCTCATGGCGCGACTGAACGCGCCGCCGACGATCCCCGGCGAGCTCGGGTACCAGTGGAAGTCGCTCCTCACCGCGATGACGGCGTCCGAACCGGCCCAGCGCCCCACCGCCCTCGAGGTGGCGGTGGCCGTCCGTGGCATGGATCCCGCGCTGGACCCGGCGGATGCGACCGTCGCGACCTCGGCACCGCTGGTGACTGCAGACCCGGAACCCACGGCTGCGACCGAACGGCTCGACTCGACGACACCGCCCGCCACCGCACCGGAGGGATCGACGGGGCTCCTGACGGCGACGACACCGCTCGCGCCGACGGCGGACACGCCCGCCGAGACCGGGCCGACCGCGGTGCTCGACGGCGCCCGCCGCTCGGAGCGACGTCTCGACGGCGGTGCACGGCGCCAGGCCGCGATGCGCCAGCCGCGGCGCCTTCGACGCTGGCTGATCCTCGCGGCCGTGCTGCTGGTGATCACCGTCGCGGTCGTCTGGATCCTCGTGTCCCAGGCGCAGCCGCCCGCCCCGACGCTGCCCACCCTGCCCGAGCCGTTGTCGACGCATCTGGATGAACTCATGCGGGAGGTGACGCCATGA
- a CDS encoding sugar ABC transporter substrate-binding protein produces the protein MRRRSRLALSLVTLAVVAGLATGCSLKQSSSSESTSGAAASSAASDVDVPSLEGKTVGVAAKDVVRDFGRLTYQGVQDRLEELGAKVVATQADAQDDKHLANVENLVSQKVDAIVVILGDATTLAPALQQAKDAGIPVFTIDHASENSVNNIGSDNWQIGSTLARTLAEDIGGKGKVLVFNGFYDVTPCQIRYDEFKLVLKNYPNIEIIEPELQDIYEGTIEDAKQKTNDALTRYPKGEISAVWSCWDLPAIGASQAIDAAGRDEIKVYGVDAEPGALDLIQDPDSVYQFTVAQQPTLFGTTSANNVALYLGGKQDEVPLSTYLDAVFIDKANVADERKRLGLE, from the coding sequence ATGCGTCGTCGATCGCGCCTCGCGCTGTCTCTTGTCACCCTGGCCGTCGTGGCCGGCCTCGCCACCGGCTGTTCCCTCAAGCAGTCCTCGTCCAGCGAGTCGACGAGCGGCGCCGCTGCCAGCTCCGCCGCCTCCGACGTCGACGTCCCCTCGCTCGAGGGCAAGACCGTCGGCGTCGCCGCCAAGGACGTCGTCCGCGACTTCGGCCGCCTCACCTACCAGGGTGTGCAGGACCGCCTGGAGGAGCTCGGCGCCAAGGTCGTCGCCACCCAGGCCGACGCGCAGGACGACAAGCACCTGGCCAACGTCGAGAACCTCGTCTCGCAGAAGGTCGACGCGATCGTCGTCATCCTCGGCGACGCGACCACCCTCGCCCCGGCGCTGCAGCAGGCGAAGGACGCCGGCATCCCGGTCTTCACGATCGACCACGCCAGCGAGAACTCGGTGAACAACATCGGTTCCGACAACTGGCAGATCGGCTCCACCCTCGCCCGCACGCTCGCCGAGGACATCGGCGGGAAGGGCAAGGTGCTCGTCTTCAACGGCTTCTACGACGTCACCCCCTGCCAGATCCGTTACGACGAGTTCAAGCTCGTGCTGAAGAACTACCCGAACATCGAGATCATCGAGCCCGAGCTGCAGGACATCTACGAGGGCACCATCGAGGACGCCAAGCAGAAGACGAACGACGCGCTCACCCGCTACCCCAAGGGCGAGATCTCGGCCGTGTGGTCGTGCTGGGACCTCCCCGCGATCGGAGCCTCGCAGGCCATCGACGCGGCGGGCCGCGATGAGATCAAGGTCTACGGCGTCGACGCCGAGCCCGGAGCGCTCGACCTGATCCAGGACCCCGACTCGGTGTACCAGTTCACGGTCGCGCAGCAGCCGACCCTGTTCGGGACGACGAGCGCGAACAACGTGGCCCTGTACCTCGGTGGCAAGCAGGACGAGGTGCCGCTGAGCACCTACCTCGACGCCGTGTTCATCGACAAGGCGAACGTCGCCGACGAGCGCAAGCGACTCGGCCTGGAATGA
- a CDS encoding metalloregulator ArsR/SmtB family transcription factor — protein MESLAVRASKFAALSEPARLRIVDLLALGDLSPTEIQLALGIGSNLVSHHLSVLQRAGILSRSRSESDGRRNYVRLVPGAFDRLAPEPISAPARVVFVCTANSARSQMAEALWQDRSSVPVASAGSRPASEVNPGAVRAAARHGVRIRPRVPRATSEVLRHGDFVITVCNRAHEELEGRDDLHWSIPDPAAPATDEAFDEAFRDIRLRVDEFVSRLAPAVG, from the coding sequence GTGGAGTCGCTGGCGGTAAGGGCGTCCAAGTTCGCCGCGCTCTCGGAGCCGGCGCGGCTGCGCATCGTGGACCTCCTGGCGCTCGGTGACCTCTCACCGACCGAGATCCAGCTCGCTCTCGGGATCGGGTCGAACCTCGTCTCCCACCACCTCAGCGTCCTCCAGCGAGCGGGGATCCTCTCGCGCTCGCGATCGGAGTCCGATGGACGCCGCAACTACGTGCGGCTCGTCCCGGGGGCGTTCGACCGCCTCGCGCCCGAACCGATCAGCGCCCCGGCGCGGGTCGTCTTCGTCTGCACGGCGAACTCGGCGCGGTCGCAGATGGCGGAGGCGCTCTGGCAGGACCGCAGCTCCGTCCCCGTCGCATCGGCGGGTAGTCGGCCGGCGAGCGAGGTCAACCCGGGCGCGGTTCGGGCCGCGGCGCGCCATGGCGTCCGGATCCGTCCGAGGGTCCCACGCGCGACCTCGGAGGTCCTCCGGCACGGCGACTTCGTCATCACCGTGTGCAACCGGGCGCACGAGGAACTCGAGGGGAGGGACGACCTGCACTGGTCGATCCCCGACCCTGCCGCGCCTGCGACGGACGAGGCGTTCGACGAAGCGTTCCGGGACATCCGTCTCCGCGTCGACGAGTTCGTCAGTCGGCTGGCGCCGGCCGTCGGGTAG
- a CDS encoding response regulator transcription factor: MRVLIAEDEQYLAESILEGLQHEGLAADLVFDGDTALERLAVNAYDVVVLDRDLPGTHGDDVCRWIIAQELPCRVLMLTAAADLDDKESGFEIGADDYLTKPFELRELVLRLRSLARRPKASLPPVLEYAGVRLDPFRREVYRNGRYVRLAKKQFAVLEILLAAKGGVVSAEELLERAWDEHADPFTNAVRVTMSTLRKVLGEPWIIHTVPAVGYRVLPPGEGPAETSGADADDEVDGDEVGA, encoded by the coding sequence ATGCGTGTCCTGATCGCCGAGGACGAGCAGTACCTCGCCGAGAGCATCCTCGAGGGCCTGCAGCACGAGGGGCTTGCCGCGGACCTCGTGTTCGACGGTGACACCGCGCTCGAGCGGCTCGCCGTCAACGCCTACGACGTCGTCGTCCTCGACCGCGATCTCCCGGGCACGCACGGCGACGACGTCTGCCGCTGGATCATCGCCCAGGAACTGCCCTGCCGGGTGCTCATGCTCACCGCGGCCGCCGACCTCGACGACAAGGAGAGCGGCTTCGAGATCGGCGCCGACGACTACCTGACCAAGCCGTTCGAGCTGCGTGAGCTCGTCCTCCGGCTCCGGTCGCTGGCGCGTCGACCCAAGGCGTCGCTCCCGCCCGTCCTCGAATACGCCGGTGTGCGGCTCGACCCGTTCCGCCGCGAGGTGTACCGCAACGGCCGGTACGTGCGCCTGGCGAAGAAGCAGTTCGCGGTGCTGGAGATCCTGCTTGCGGCGAAGGGCGGCGTCGTGAGTGCCGAAGAGCTCCTCGAGCGCGCCTGGGACGAGCACGCCGACCCGTTCACGAACGCCGTGCGGGTGACGATGTCCACGCTCCGGAAGGTGCTCGGCGAGCCGTGGATCATCCACACCGTGCCGGCCGTCGGCTACCGGGTGCTCCCGCCGGGTGAGGGCCCCGCTGAGACGAGCGGCGCGGACGCCGACGACGAGGTCGACGGCGACGAGGTGGGCGCATGA
- a CDS encoding TetR/AcrR family transcriptional regulator, with translation MQSATSTNRLSDRMAATAARLTTVSRRLTATQGLSGFTIEELCEEVGVSRRTFFNYFPSKEDAVLGVDETEETERFATEFLALGSRGWRAVLDDFMLIAAGHAERSGFGLAEHVDFHAALEREPKLLVRFMGLNREREQLLVELIATREGVPADDPRARACADLFGMAIKTTMARVFGSGVAELGQSGEFDIVGSIRDCLATYRTILEPDDPDAGPPAAAPQNPHTNPTPRKDLQ, from the coding sequence ATGCAGAGTGCAACTTCGACGAATCGGCTGTCCGACCGGATGGCCGCCACCGCTGCGCGGCTGACGACCGTGTCGCGTCGGCTCACGGCCACCCAGGGGCTCAGCGGCTTCACGATCGAGGAACTCTGCGAGGAGGTCGGCGTCTCGCGTCGCACCTTCTTCAACTACTTCCCGAGCAAGGAGGACGCCGTCCTCGGCGTCGACGAGACCGAGGAGACCGAGCGGTTCGCCACCGAGTTCCTCGCCCTCGGCTCGCGGGGGTGGCGCGCCGTGCTCGACGACTTCATGCTCATCGCGGCCGGTCATGCGGAGCGATCCGGGTTCGGTCTGGCCGAGCACGTCGACTTCCACGCCGCCCTCGAGCGCGAACCCAAGCTGCTGGTCCGCTTCATGGGCCTCAACCGTGAGCGGGAGCAACTGCTCGTCGAGCTCATCGCCACGCGGGAAGGCGTCCCGGCAGACGACCCGCGTGCCCGCGCCTGCGCCGACCTCTTCGGGATGGCGATCAAGACCACGATGGCGCGCGTCTTCGGCAGCGGCGTCGCCGAGCTCGGCCAGAGCGGCGAGTTCGACATCGTCGGCTCCATCCGCGACTGCCTGGCGACCTATCGCACCATCCTCGAGCCCGACGACCCCGACGCTGGACCTCCCGCCGCCGCGCCCCAGAACCCCCACACGAACCCCACTCCCCGAAAGGACCTCCAGTGA
- a CDS encoding M15 family metallopeptidase, translated as MQHDIQHQQQPHRRAGRRSTVARRGSDRAVVILAATAAALTAAIALVACTGVAPTITRGITALAERPSGDAHAGTATTTDGAFGADDGVLEENRYSAYDTDLPAIANLDADLLEAVQQATDAAAQDDIALYVSSGWRSTAYQQHLLDEAILQYGSEAAARQYVATPEGSSHTRGAAVDIGATDADYWLIEHGADYGLCQTYANEIWHFELATVPGNECPELLPDAG; from the coding sequence ATGCAGCACGACATCCAGCACCAGCAGCAGCCGCACCGCCGCGCGGGCCGACGGAGCACCGTCGCCCGCAGAGGCTCCGACCGAGCCGTCGTCATCCTCGCCGCCACGGCCGCCGCCCTCACCGCCGCGATCGCCCTGGTCGCGTGCACGGGCGTCGCGCCGACCATCACCCGCGGGATCACCGCGCTGGCCGAGCGGCCGTCCGGAGACGCGCATGCCGGAACCGCGACCACGACGGATGGCGCGTTCGGGGCCGACGACGGTGTGCTGGAGGAGAACCGGTACTCGGCCTACGACACCGACCTCCCGGCCATCGCAAACCTCGATGCGGACCTCCTGGAGGCCGTCCAGCAGGCGACCGACGCGGCGGCGCAGGACGACATCGCGCTGTACGTGAGCTCCGGCTGGCGGAGCACGGCGTACCAGCAGCACCTGCTCGACGAGGCGATCCTCCAGTACGGCAGTGAGGCGGCCGCCCGGCAGTACGTCGCCACGCCCGAGGGCTCCTCGCACACGCGCGGGGCGGCCGTCGACATCGGTGCGACGGACGCGGACTACTGGCTCATCGAGCACGGCGCCGACTACGGCCTCTGCCAGACCTACGCGAACGAGATCTGGCACTTCGAGTTGGCGACCGTGCCCGGCAACGAGTGCCCGGAACTCCTGCCCGACGCCGGGTGA
- a CDS encoding DUF6458 family protein, whose product MGLGTGIALIVIGAILAFAVNVDVPAVDLTLIGYILMAAGAVVFLISLVLVLRRRQVSSTTRSAVDPGSGERVTRRSTTDNDGPVL is encoded by the coding sequence ATGGGTCTCGGAACCGGAATCGCCCTGATCGTCATCGGCGCCATCCTCGCCTTCGCCGTGAACGTCGACGTCCCCGCTGTGGACCTCACGCTCATCGGGTACATCCTCATGGCCGCCGGCGCAGTGGTGTTCCTCATCTCGCTCGTGCTCGTGCTCCGCCGTCGACAGGTCTCCTCGACCACGCGCTCCGCCGTCGACCCCGGTAGCGGCGAGCGCGTCACCCGCCGCAGCACGACCGACAACGACGGCCCCGTCCTCTGA
- a CDS encoding MDR family MFS transporter: protein MLLTKRRIWIIFAALIAGMLLSSLDQTIVSTAMPTIVGQLGGVDHQVWLTTAYLLATTIVMPVYGKFGDVLGRRRLFLVAIALFTIASVGCAFAGDFTQLIVWRAVQGLGGGGLMILSQAIIADIVPASERGKYLGPLGAVFGLSAVGGPLLGGFFVDHLTWQWAFYINIPVGIAAFAIAFFTLKLPNKKATAPIDLLGVIFLSAFTTCLIFFTDFGGDAAHGWGAIETWMFGIGMLLAALLFVITEARAKDPIIPLSLFKNPTFINATAIGLTLGLGMFSAIGFVPTFLQMSSGTSAAASGLLMIPMMVGLIGTSIVSGNLITRTGRYRMFPVIGTLITAASMVAFTTLTADTPIWLICVFLFFFGAGLGLIMQVVVLVAQNSVDASMVGTATSTNNYFREVGASLGVAVFGTIFTTRLTANLKDVFASSGASAGDASNAAATIDPQTLSQLPPGIRDGVVTAYADALAPVFWYLLPFIGAAFLLSLFLKQIPLSDVAGLVARGEAVGGDEAESLEAAARGKVPASTSGAPSLDRTSGGDGVGPDADREQSPR, encoded by the coding sequence ATGCTGCTCACCAAGCGCCGCATCTGGATCATCTTCGCCGCCCTCATCGCGGGCATGCTGCTCTCCAGCCTCGACCAGACGATCGTCTCCACCGCCATGCCGACGATCGTCGGACAGCTGGGCGGCGTCGACCACCAGGTCTGGCTCACCACCGCCTACCTCCTGGCGACCACCATCGTCATGCCCGTGTACGGCAAGTTCGGTGACGTCCTCGGCCGTCGTCGGCTCTTCCTCGTCGCGATCGCCCTGTTCACGATCGCCTCCGTCGGCTGTGCGTTCGCGGGCGACTTCACGCAGCTCATCGTCTGGCGTGCCGTCCAGGGCCTCGGTGGCGGTGGCCTCATGATCCTGTCGCAGGCGATCATCGCCGACATCGTGCCCGCCTCCGAGCGCGGCAAGTACCTCGGCCCGCTCGGCGCGGTGTTCGGTCTCTCCGCTGTCGGTGGACCGCTTCTCGGTGGCTTCTTCGTCGACCACCTGACCTGGCAGTGGGCGTTCTACATCAACATCCCGGTGGGCATCGCGGCCTTCGCGATCGCGTTCTTCACGCTGAAGCTGCCGAACAAGAAGGCGACCGCGCCGATCGACCTCCTCGGCGTGATCTTCCTCTCGGCGTTCACCACCTGCCTCATCTTCTTCACCGACTTCGGTGGCGACGCCGCGCACGGTTGGGGTGCCATCGAGACCTGGATGTTCGGCATCGGCATGCTGCTCGCCGCGCTGCTCTTCGTCATCACCGAGGCTCGCGCCAAGGACCCGATCATCCCGCTGTCGCTGTTCAAGAACCCGACGTTCATCAACGCGACCGCGATCGGCCTCACCCTCGGGCTCGGCATGTTCTCGGCGATCGGCTTCGTGCCGACCTTCCTCCAGATGTCGTCCGGCACCTCGGCAGCCGCATCGGGCCTCCTCATGATCCCGATGATGGTCGGCCTCATCGGTACCTCGATCGTCTCGGGGAACCTGATCACCAGGACCGGTCGCTACCGGATGTTCCCGGTCATCGGCACGCTCATCACCGCCGCCTCCATGGTCGCGTTCACGACGCTCACGGCGGACACCCCGATCTGGCTGATCTGCGTCTTCCTGTTCTTCTTCGGCGCCGGTCTCGGCCTGATCATGCAGGTCGTCGTGCTCGTCGCCCAGAACTCAGTGGACGCGTCGATGGTCGGAACCGCGACCAGCACGAACAACTACTTCCGCGAGGTCGGTGCGTCGCTCGGTGTCGCCGTGTTCGGCACGATCTTCACCACGCGGCTCACCGCGAACCTCAAGGACGTCTTCGCGAGTTCGGGAGCCAGCGCTGGGGACGCCTCCAACGCGGCGGCGACGATCGACCCGCAGACGCTCAGCCAGCTCCCGCCAGGCATCCGCGACGGTGTGGTCACCGCCTACGCCGACGCTCTGGCTCCGGTGTTCTGGTACCTGTTGCCGTTCATCGGCGCGGCCTTCCTGCTGTCGTTGTTCCTCAAGCAGATCCCGCTGTCCGACGTCGCCGGGCTGGTCGCCCGTGGTGAGGCCGTCGGTGGAGACGAGGCCGAGTCGCTCGAGGCTGCGGCGCGCGGCAAGGTGCCTGCCTCGACCAGCGGGGCGCCCTCGCTCGACAGGACTTCGGGTGGCGACGGCGTCGGGCCGGACGCCGATCGCGAGCAGTCGCCGCGGTAG
- a CDS encoding sensor histidine kinase: MTAAPAGGDDARPTWMTARVKLTATYAAFTVVTGLIALIVINVIIWRFPDYPLALASDPRQLSGITRGEIRDSLINYSMLALLAMAVIGTGVGWIVAGRVLRPLRDLNAAVRAAAEGSLDHRIAMTGRRDEFRELADRFDDMLARLEQSFLTQKRFAANASHELRTPLATMKMLIEVAQADPEGRDVDRALRRLHETNERGIAIVEALLQLNQLDRRPLVTSPVDLAAVARDASQLISPEAADAGVTISSTVRSASVRGNRVLLQQLLTNLLSNAVRYNSGPGGWVSVWVGPDPQAPGRAVVVVSNSGPLLDEAEVARFVEPFDRRDARMARAAGRDRGNGLGLTLGARIVELHGGSLRLAPLPAGGLEATVLLPAHDADQAGA, encoded by the coding sequence ATGACCGCCGCTCCGGCCGGCGGTGACGACGCCCGGCCGACGTGGATGACCGCTCGCGTCAAACTCACCGCGACCTATGCGGCCTTCACCGTCGTGACGGGACTCATCGCGCTCATCGTCATCAACGTGATCATCTGGCGGTTCCCCGACTACCCGCTCGCACTGGCGAGCGATCCGAGGCAGTTGTCCGGCATCACGCGCGGTGAGATCCGCGATTCGCTCATCAACTACTCGATGCTCGCGCTCCTCGCGATGGCCGTGATCGGCACCGGCGTCGGCTGGATCGTGGCCGGACGGGTGCTGCGGCCGCTGCGGGACCTCAACGCGGCCGTTCGCGCGGCGGCGGAGGGCTCGCTCGACCACCGCATCGCGATGACGGGTCGCCGCGACGAGTTCCGCGAGCTCGCCGACCGCTTCGACGACATGCTCGCACGCCTCGAGCAGTCGTTCCTGACGCAGAAGCGGTTCGCGGCCAACGCCTCGCACGAACTGCGGACGCCGCTCGCGACGATGAAGATGCTCATCGAAGTCGCCCAGGCCGACCCGGAGGGCCGCGACGTCGACCGCGCGTTGCGGCGGCTGCACGAGACGAACGAGCGGGGGATCGCGATCGTCGAGGCCCTCCTGCAGCTGAACCAGCTCGATCGCCGCCCACTCGTCACCTCGCCCGTCGACCTGGCGGCGGTGGCCCGCGACGCGTCGCAGCTCATCTCGCCGGAAGCCGCGGACGCCGGGGTCACGATCTCGTCGACCGTCCGGAGCGCATCCGTGCGCGGTAACCGCGTGCTCCTCCAACAGCTGTTGACGAACCTGCTGTCGAACGCCGTGCGCTACAACAGCGGTCCGGGCGGCTGGGTCTCGGTGTGGGTCGGACCCGACCCGCAGGCGCCGGGACGCGCCGTCGTCGTGGTCAGCAACTCGGGGCCGCTGCTCGACGAGGCCGAGGTGGCGCGGTTCGTGGAGCCCTTCGACCGGCGGGACGCGCGGATGGCGCGGGCTGCCGGTCGCGATCGGGGGAACGGTCTCGGGCTGACCCTGGGTGCCCGCATCGTCGAGCTGCACGGTGGGTCGCTGCGGCTCGCACCGCTGCCGGCGGGCGGGCTCGAGGCGACGGTGCTGTTGCCGGCTCACGACGCCGACCAGGCCGGAGCCTGA
- a CDS encoding SRPBCC family protein: MKRRGSTAAGPDDGSNEPQTDETTKRTRAAEDGVSTVQHSIVVDLPIAAVYKQWVDFESYPEFLPAVREVKLTGEVYSRWTVAIGKLSRQFLAEILEQLPEERLVWRTIEGDVWFSGDAAFEAIDKQQTRVDVTVHWKPVNAMERTAAALGLAGRVVRGTLQAFKTYIESTGGPSGHSRVKVVSPSG, from the coding sequence ATGAAGCGACGAGGAAGCACCGCAGCCGGGCCCGACGACGGATCGAACGAGCCCCAGACCGACGAGACGACGAAGCGGACCCGGGCGGCGGAGGACGGCGTCTCGACCGTGCAGCACAGCATCGTCGTCGACCTGCCGATCGCGGCCGTCTACAAGCAGTGGGTCGACTTCGAGTCGTACCCGGAGTTCTTGCCGGCTGTGCGCGAGGTGAAGCTGACCGGTGAGGTCTACAGTCGCTGGACCGTCGCGATCGGCAAGCTCTCGCGTCAGTTCCTGGCCGAGATCCTGGAGCAACTCCCGGAGGAGCGCCTGGTCTGGCGCACCATCGAGGGCGACGTCTGGTTCAGCGGCGACGCCGCGTTCGAGGCGATCGACAAGCAGCAGACCCGCGTGGACGTCACGGTGCACTGGAAGCCGGTCAACGCGATGGAACGCACCGCGGCCGCGCTCGGCCTCGCCGGACGGGTCGTGCGTGGGACCCTCCAGGCGTTCAAGACCTACATCGAGTCCACCGGAGGGCCCTCGGGCCACTCCCGCGTCAAGGTCGTCTCTCCGAGCGGGTAG
- a CDS encoding SDR family NAD(P)-dependent oxidoreductase — protein MSNASIQGRFAGKVAIVTGGVSGIGATITQRLIVEGASVVVADINAELIASAAETFGDRVWGRRTDVTDEADFSALVAETVERFGTLDALFNVAGGSRAGTITDISFEDWDFTVRLNLYSAFNGTRLAARQFLAEGKAGAIVNIASLNSLVPMHFGVGYTAAKAGAVMLTKQAALELGEHGIRVNAVSPGLVATPLTKSLTDIPGVQAAYDERIPLRRAAAPEEIAAAALFLASDDASYISGDNLVVDGAWQTTGYPDLRPFMS, from the coding sequence ATGTCGAATGCATCAATCCAGGGCCGGTTCGCCGGCAAGGTCGCGATCGTCACCGGGGGCGTGTCCGGCATCGGGGCGACGATCACCCAGCGGCTGATCGTGGAGGGCGCCTCGGTGGTCGTCGCGGACATCAACGCCGAGCTGATCGCGAGCGCCGCCGAGACCTTCGGCGATCGTGTGTGGGGTCGGCGCACCGACGTCACCGACGAGGCGGACTTCTCCGCGCTGGTCGCCGAGACCGTCGAACGTTTCGGCACGCTCGACGCGCTCTTCAACGTCGCCGGTGGATCACGTGCCGGGACGATCACCGACATCTCCTTCGAGGACTGGGACTTCACGGTCCGGCTGAACCTCTACAGCGCCTTCAACGGCACGCGTCTCGCCGCACGCCAGTTCCTCGCCGAGGGCAAGGCCGGCGCGATCGTCAACATCGCCTCCCTCAACTCGCTCGTTCCGATGCACTTCGGCGTCGGATACACGGCGGCGAAGGCCGGCGCGGTCATGCTCACGAAGCAGGCGGCACTCGAACTCGGCGAGCACGGGATCCGCGTGAACGCGGTGTCACCGGGCCTCGTCGCGACGCCGTTGACGAAGTCGCTGACCGACATCCCCGGTGTGCAGGCCGCGTACGACGAGCGCATCCCGCTCCGTCGTGCCGCCGCCCCCGAGGAGATCGCCGCTGCCGCACTGTTCCTCGCGAGCGACGACGCCTCGTACATCTCGGGCGACAACCTCGTCGTGGACGGGGCCTGGCAGACCACCGGCTATCCGGACCTGCGGCCGTTCATGAGCTGA